One Prinia subflava isolate CZ2003 ecotype Zambia chromosome 9, Cam_Psub_1.2, whole genome shotgun sequence DNA segment encodes these proteins:
- the CALHM3 gene encoding calcium homeostasis modulator protein 3, which produces MDRFRMIFQYFQSNSESVMNGICGLLALASVKMYTSFDFSCPCLPQYNVVYGLGIMFVPPVILFLCGLILNRQSLVMLEEWRRPPGHRKKDLAVIRYMCSSILQRAMVAPVVWIVVTLLDGKCLICAFSGSVDPEKFVGFANVSTVQVQQLLAKVPCKDDELMRNNTSRKAVSRYLRCCSQALGWSILLILIVAAFLARWLRPCFNQATLLQARHWSNYIDIEQKIFEETCCEHSRLFAHKCILHFFESMRQEIKLHSFSLPREGEEAEGEEDLLRGITDQDQVNKLLKTWYYEKPPLDVSQAHQRHPPVQERSPLP; this is translated from the exons ATGGACCGTTTCCGGATGATCTTCCAGTACTTCCAATCCAACTCGGAGTCTGTAATGAACGGGATCTGTGGGCTGTTGGCCCTGGCAAGTGTAAAGATGTACACCAGCTTTGACTTCAGCTGCCCCTGTCTGCCCCAGTACAACGTGGTTTATGGCTTGGGGATCATGTTCGTACCCCCCGTCATCCTCTTCCTGTGTGGCCTCATCCTCAACAGACAGTCCCTGGTGATGCTGGAGGAGTGGAGGCGACCACCGGGACACAGGAAGAAGGACCTGGCTGTCATCAG gtaCATGTGCTCCTCCATCCTGCAGCGAGCCATGGTTGCCCCTGTCGTCTGGATTGTAGTCACCCTCCTGGATGGCAAATGCCTGATCTGTGCTTTCAGTGGTTCCGTGGATCCCGAGAAGTTTGTGGGCTTTGCCAATGTGAGCACGGTGcaggtgcagcagctgctggccaaGGTGCCCTGCAAGGACGACGAGCTCATGAGGAACAACACGTCCCGCAAGGCAGTGTCCAGGTACCTGCGCTGCTGCTCCCAG GCACTTGGCTGGAGCATTTTGTTGATCCTTATCGTAGCAGCTTTCCTTGCCCGCTGGCTCAGACCTTGCTTCAACCAGGCCACCCTCCTGCAGGCACGCCACTGGAGCAACTACATTGACATAGAACAAAAGATTTTTGAGGAGACCTGCTGTGAGCACAGCCGGCTCTTTGCTCACAAATGCATCCTCCACTTCTTTGAAAGCATGCGACAAGAGATCAAACTGCACAGCTTCAGCTTGCCtagagagggagaggaggctgaAGGAGAGGAAGATCTTCTCCGGGGCATCACAGATCAGGACCAGGTGAACAAACTTCTGAAAACATGGTACTATGAGAAACCTCCCCTAGATGTCAGCCAGGCCCACCAGAGGCATCCCCCGGTGCAAGAGAGATCCCCTCTGCCCTAG